The Gemmatimonadota bacterium genome has a window encoding:
- a CDS encoding glycoside hydrolase family 32 protein → MEDYTSLVPYYTFPSDSLEAQEAALADNPLLQRLNASRRSYEGDPHRPAYHYVNPEAMLNDPNGLCFWQGRWHLFYQAYPPEDTRQHWGHAISDDLVHWRDLPYCIYPNPERCCYSGAALVEEERVIAMYHGTVAGNMVAVSSDPLLLNWEKVTEGPVIPMPPKDGPPAPYNVFDPCIWKKDGVYYSLSAGTKPTGPAGKKRRANYLFRSEDLARWTYLHPFVEDDDYTLVGDDGACPYFWPIGDRHILLFFSHMSGPQYLIGDYDTDRDKFVVTYGAKFNFGAYKPSGLHAPSATPDGKGGLVAIFNMNHGKPTEGWNQIMSLPRRLTVDGDDLYQEPVEALESLREAPVRFDGFNLPANREVVLPAPEGGNTMEFEVEIDPGSSPMVEMNVLRSPDREEFTRIAFYQGRGFHGGSLLSVDTSYASTAPDVLSRAPETAPLALEEDETLKLRVFVDRSVVEVFANGRQCVALRVYPDRPDSTGLSFRSQGVDSRVRSLRAYKMKSIWT, encoded by the coding sequence ATGGAAGACTACACGTCCCTGGTCCCCTACTACACCTTTCCTTCGGATTCGCTCGAGGCGCAGGAGGCCGCGCTGGCGGACAATCCGCTTCTTCAGCGGCTCAACGCGTCCCGCAGGAGCTACGAGGGAGATCCTCACCGGCCCGCGTACCACTACGTGAATCCCGAGGCCATGCTCAACGACCCCAACGGCCTGTGCTTCTGGCAGGGACGCTGGCATCTTTTCTACCAGGCCTATCCTCCGGAGGACACGCGCCAGCACTGGGGCCACGCCATATCCGACGATCTGGTCCACTGGCGCGACCTGCCCTACTGTATCTATCCCAACCCGGAGCGCTGCTGTTACTCGGGCGCCGCGCTGGTGGAGGAAGAACGCGTGATCGCCATGTACCACGGCACGGTCGCGGGCAACATGGTCGCCGTTTCCAGCGATCCCCTGCTGCTCAACTGGGAGAAGGTCACCGAAGGCCCCGTCATCCCCATGCCGCCGAAGGACGGTCCGCCCGCGCCATACAACGTGTTCGATCCGTGCATCTGGAAGAAGGACGGGGTGTACTATTCGCTCTCCGCGGGCACCAAGCCGACAGGGCCGGCCGGCAAGAAAAGGCGTGCCAACTACCTTTTCCGCTCCGAGGACCTTGCCCGCTGGACCTACCTCCATCCCTTCGTAGAGGACGACGACTACACCCTGGTGGGGGACGACGGCGCCTGCCCGTACTTCTGGCCCATCGGAGACCGCCACATCCTGCTCTTCTTCAGCCACATGAGCGGTCCCCAATACCTGATCGGCGACTATGACACGGATCGGGACAAGTTCGTCGTCACCTACGGCGCCAAGTTCAATTTCGGCGCGTACAAGCCGTCCGGGCTGCACGCACCTTCGGCCACGCCGGACGGCAAGGGCGGGCTCGTCGCGATCTTCAACATGAACCACGGCAAGCCGACGGAGGGGTGGAATCAGATCATGTCCCTGCCCCGTCGCCTGACCGTCGACGGCGACGACCTGTACCAGGAGCCGGTCGAGGCCCTCGAATCGCTGCGGGAAGCCCCGGTCCGGTTCGACGGCTTCAACCTTCCGGCCAACCGGGAGGTCGTCCTGCCCGCGCCGGAGGGCGGCAACACCATGGAGTTCGAGGTGGAGATCGACCCGGGATCGTCGCCCATGGTGGAGATGAACGTGCTGCGGTCGCCGGACCGGGAGGAGTTCACGCGCATCGCCTTCTACCAGGGCCGCGGGTTCCACGGCGGGAGCCTGCTTTCCGTCGATACCTCCTACGCGTCCACCGCGCCCGATGTCCTGTCCCGCGCGCCAGAGACCGCGCCGCTGGCGTTGGAAGAGGACGAAACCCTGAAACTGCGGGTGTTCGTCGACCGGAGCGTCGTGGAGGTCTTCGCCAACGGCCGCCAGTGTGTCGCGCTGCGGGTCTATCCCGATCGGCCGGACAGCACGGGCCTGTCCTTCCGTTCCCAGGGCGTCGACAGCCGGGTCCGGTCGCTCCGGGCCTACAAGATGAAATCGATATGGACCTGA
- a CDS encoding aminotransferase class I/II-fold pyridoxal phosphate-dependent enzyme, with amino-acid sequence MKLDSNLSRRGFIGGTLLGGLAALSADPMVMAQALVSGKKPEDIQGHGIAPGYVNLSSNENPLGPSPRAVEAVAARILDVNRYHWSFMPDPVEALINALERKHGLPVTTTTWDNWEEVTKDRRMILSAGSSMILHSVGLATVRDKAELVQAQPAYFDTADVWRRFKEEEGADVKVNYVRLTRDLRHNLNAMYERINDNTTVVVVTNPNNPTSTVVEHDALADFVQSVPSHVTVFIDEAYIDYTTDPGYRDAMYLTLEHDNVIVSRTFSKIYGLAGMRVGYAALSPRLRRKLSLYNLGGPPGNLGVYAAIAALDDHGHYERSRRAVDEGKAYLGEAFERLDIPYTPSDSCFVLFRLGDKAETVFNALQERNVWIGDAMWWGLKGHLRVTVGTPDENEAFINTLEAVL; translated from the coding sequence ATGAAACTTGATTCCAACCTGTCGCGCCGGGGATTCATAGGGGGAACGCTGCTGGGAGGACTGGCTGCCCTGTCTGCCGATCCGATGGTGATGGCGCAGGCCCTGGTGTCGGGCAAGAAACCGGAGGATATCCAGGGTCATGGTATCGCACCGGGCTACGTGAACCTGTCGTCCAACGAGAACCCCCTGGGACCGTCTCCGCGGGCCGTCGAGGCGGTCGCCGCGCGCATTTTAGACGTGAACCGCTACCACTGGAGTTTCATGCCGGACCCAGTGGAAGCCCTGATCAACGCCCTCGAACGGAAACACGGGTTGCCTGTCACCACGACGACGTGGGACAACTGGGAAGAGGTTACGAAAGACCGCCGGATGATCCTGAGCGCGGGTTCCAGCATGATCCTTCACTCGGTGGGTCTGGCGACGGTCCGGGACAAGGCGGAACTGGTCCAGGCCCAGCCCGCCTACTTCGATACGGCGGATGTCTGGAGACGGTTCAAAGAAGAAGAAGGCGCCGACGTCAAGGTCAACTACGTCCGACTGACCCGGGACCTTCGGCACAACCTGAACGCCATGTACGAAAGGATCAACGACAACACGACGGTCGTGGTCGTGACGAATCCCAATAATCCCACCAGCACCGTGGTGGAACATGACGCGCTGGCGGATTTCGTCCAGTCCGTGCCGTCACACGTCACGGTGTTCATCGACGAAGCGTATATCGACTATACGACCGATCCCGGCTACCGCGACGCGATGTACCTGACGCTCGAACACGACAACGTGATCGTATCCCGGACATTCTCCAAGATCTACGGCCTGGCGGGCATGCGTGTCGGGTACGCCGCGCTCTCGCCCCGGCTGAGACGGAAGCTGTCGCTCTACAACCTGGGCGGCCCGCCGGGCAACCTGGGCGTGTACGCCGCCATCGCCGCGCTGGACGACCACGGGCACTACGAGCGCAGCCGGAGGGCTGTGGACGAAGGCAAGGCCTACCTGGGCGAGGCCTTCGAACGGCTGGATATCCCGTATACGCCCAGCGATTCCTGCTTCGTCCTGTTCAGGCTCGGGGACAAGGCCGAAACCGTGTTCAACGCGCTCCAGGAGCGCAACGTCTGGATCGGCGACGCCATGTGGTGGGGGCTGAAGGGGCATTTGCGCGTGACCGTGGGCACGCCGGACGAGAACGAGGCCTTCATCAACACGCTGGAAGCGGTGTTGTAG
- the nudC gene encoding NAD(+) diphosphatase — MDNPVLKFADVPLDRVEERRGDPEWLAGRLALDDTCFIPVWRDLSLIDDERGASLPSAVICGGSSDAAGATGVAGPDDPSGPSGADVLAASCETVFLGMEGDRAVFAVDLSGSDEEDAVAAAGGRGKFQDLWRAGPSIDARGAALMAYARGMLYWHRENRFCGRCGHATESLEGGRRRRCTDVDCGRNAFPRIDPAVITLVEYRPEDGRPPMCLLGNHHRPPPNVFSTLSGYTEPGESLEETVAREVFEEVGVRVSAAHYQASQPWPFPSSLMLGFRARAASTAIVVNAEELVEARWFTAEEVRAFGEWGDESASYALPRRDSIARFLVDSWVSEVTER, encoded by the coding sequence ATGGACAATCCGGTACTGAAATTCGCGGACGTCCCGTTGGATCGGGTGGAGGAACGGCGCGGCGATCCGGAGTGGCTCGCCGGACGGCTGGCCCTGGACGACACCTGCTTCATACCCGTCTGGCGCGATCTGAGCCTGATTGATGACGAACGTGGGGCGTCCCTGCCGTCCGCGGTCATCTGCGGGGGTTCCTCTGACGCGGCCGGCGCGACCGGAGTGGCTGGTCCGGATGACCCGAGCGGTCCGTCCGGCGCGGACGTGCTGGCGGCCAGTTGCGAAACCGTTTTCCTGGGTATGGAAGGAGACCGGGCCGTTTTCGCGGTGGACCTCTCGGGTTCCGATGAAGAAGATGCGGTCGCGGCGGCCGGGGGCCGGGGGAAGTTCCAGGACCTCTGGCGCGCCGGTCCGTCGATCGACGCGCGCGGGGCCGCGCTCATGGCGTATGCGCGGGGGATGCTGTACTGGCACCGCGAGAACCGGTTCTGTGGCCGATGCGGCCACGCCACCGAAAGCCTGGAAGGGGGCCGCCGGCGCCGGTGCACGGACGTGGATTGCGGCAGGAACGCCTTTCCTCGTATCGACCCCGCGGTGATCACACTGGTGGAATACCGGCCGGAAGACGGCCGCCCGCCCATGTGTCTCCTGGGCAACCACCACAGGCCGCCGCCGAACGTGTTTTCCACGCTTTCCGGCTACACGGAGCCGGGGGAGAGCCTGGAGGAAACCGTGGCCCGGGAGGTGTTCGAAGAAGTCGGCGTCCGCGTGAGCGCGGCGCACTACCAGGCCTCCCAGCCCTGGCCCTTCCCCTCGTCGTTGATGCTGGGTTTCCGCGCGCGGGCGGCATCCACCGCCATCGTGGTAAACGCGGAGGAACTCGTGGAGGCTCGCTGGTTCACCGCAGAGGAAGTACGGGCCTTCGGCGAGTGGGGCGACGAGTCGGCGTCCTATGCCCTGCCCCGCCGTGATTCCATCGCCCGGTTCCTGGTCGACTCCTGGGTGTCCGAAGTGACCGAACGCTGA
- a CDS encoding ROK family protein, with product MSLLGIDIGGTGIKGAPVCLESGRLETERFRIGTPRPATPKKVIETAAEIVRHFDLQGPVGFGFPAVIKHGTVRTAANIDASWIGVNAAERMAKATGRPVVFLNDADAAGMAEMRYGAGRDRDGVVVIATLGTGIGTSLFVDGTLVPSTEFGHIEMKGRVAEKYAAESVRKAKGLSWEEWGGRVNEYLCRLDELIRPDLIIVGGGASNKYEKFSSCFTVDTEVVPARLRNQAGIIGAALAAQTAA from the coding sequence ATGAGTCTTCTGGGGATCGATATCGGCGGAACGGGCATAAAAGGCGCACCGGTCTGCCTGGAATCCGGAAGACTCGAGACGGAACGCTTCAGGATCGGCACCCCCAGGCCGGCCACGCCAAAGAAAGTGATCGAGACCGCGGCGGAGATCGTCCGGCACTTCGACCTGCAGGGTCCCGTGGGATTCGGCTTTCCCGCGGTCATCAAGCACGGTACGGTGCGGACCGCCGCGAACATCGACGCGTCCTGGATCGGTGTCAACGCGGCAGAACGCATGGCGAAGGCGACCGGCCGGCCGGTCGTTTTCCTGAACGACGCGGATGCCGCGGGCATGGCGGAAATGCGGTACGGCGCGGGCAGAGACCGGGACGGTGTGGTGGTCATCGCGACCCTGGGAACCGGCATCGGCACCTCCCTGTTCGTCGACGGCACGCTCGTGCCCAGCACGGAATTCGGACACATCGAGATGAAAGGCCGCGTCGCGGAGAAATACGCCGCCGAAAGCGTTAGGAAGGCGAAGGGCCTGAGCTGGGAGGAATGGGGCGGTCGGGTGAACGAATACCTGTGCAGGCTGGACGAGTTGATCCGCCCGGACCTGATCATCGTGGGCGGCGGCGCCAGCAACAAGTACGAGAAGTTCTCGTCGTGCTTCACCGTGGATACCGAGGTCGTCCCCGCCCGGCTGAGGAACCAGGCCGGGATCATTGGGGCGGCCCTGGCCGCGCAGACCGCCGCGTGA
- a CDS encoding zinc-binding alcohol dehydrogenase, which produces MEESMATVDGIELRQLVCNNAFEPRWESYTLDDLGPDEVRVRSKLSAAKHGTEKGEITGESIYCSVPMDPDGRVFDRSRTHSYDSTAWKPVGNTTVGTVMAAGSEVDDLKEGDRVYGYGGFRPVHQGRHFKPLLPGFSEEAACCMDPADFALAAVRDGQVRIGERVIVFGMGAIGLFTVQLARLSGAVDVVAVDPIARRRELALRHGATMAVDPKEVGDFGMASREWLEHGADVAIEASGSYHALNQAIRATRYAGRVVPLAFYLGDAKGLYLGEEFHFNQIDIVSARACSRPQRNLFWEEDRIFETLVRLFREGTLHPHGLPDPVVTPDELPEAYGKMRHAPNEVIKVAVRWP; this is translated from the coding sequence ATGGAGGAAAGCATGGCCACCGTGGATGGTATCGAACTGCGGCAACTCGTTTGCAACAACGCCTTCGAACCCCGATGGGAATCCTATACGCTGGACGATCTCGGACCCGATGAAGTCCGCGTCCGCAGCAAACTCTCCGCGGCGAAACACGGGACGGAGAAGGGCGAGATCACGGGAGAATCCATCTATTGCAGCGTGCCCATGGACCCGGACGGCCGGGTCTTCGACCGGTCGCGGACCCATTCGTACGACTCGACGGCCTGGAAGCCCGTGGGCAATACGACCGTGGGTACGGTCATGGCCGCCGGCAGCGAAGTCGACGATCTGAAGGAGGGCGACCGGGTATACGGCTACGGCGGATTCAGGCCGGTCCACCAGGGCCGTCACTTTAAGCCGCTGCTCCCGGGGTTTAGCGAGGAGGCGGCCTGTTGCATGGATCCCGCCGACTTCGCCCTGGCGGCCGTGCGGGACGGGCAGGTGCGGATTGGCGAGCGGGTCATCGTCTTCGGCATGGGCGCCATCGGGCTCTTCACCGTCCAGTTGGCCCGGCTGTCCGGCGCGGTCGACGTGGTGGCGGTGGACCCGATCGCCCGCCGGCGCGAACTGGCACTGCGGCACGGCGCGACCATGGCGGTCGATCCGAAGGAGGTCGGCGATTTCGGCATGGCATCCCGCGAATGGCTCGAACACGGCGCGGATGTCGCCATCGAGGCCAGCGGGAGCTACCACGCGCTCAACCAGGCGATCCGGGCCACCCGGTACGCGGGGCGGGTGGTGCCCCTGGCCTTCTACCTGGGGGACGCGAAGGGACTTTACCTGGGCGAGGAGTTTCATTTCAACCAGATCGACATCGTCTCGGCAAGGGCATGCAGCCGCCCGCAGCGGAACCTGTTCTGGGAAGAGGACCGTATATTCGAAACCCTGGTCCGCCTATTCCGGGAGGGTACGCTCCATCCACACGGTCTGCCCGATCCCGTCGTGACACCCGACGAATTGCCGGAAGCGTACGGCAAGATGCGGCACGCGCCGAACGAGGTGATCAAGGTGGCTGTGAGGTGGCCGTAA
- a CDS encoding aspartate aminotransferase family protein: protein MRSEPASLARRRRAGVRQVLRGGAAADRRQPGGRPKLRGRSAHHASGRRYERIGYHRHHAGTLRAAQGLGDHVRHGETKRERSAHGRQAFQEPAVPHAVHVERRGPGRPGPVLLRRSHHRRAHRPGRERRRPAGRRHGRDQRAGGRRRLRGGRRHRPAVLVANQMMNAELLTAPESLRRLVLDLRQMETFIEDPLVVQMADGVWYEDVNGRRILDGLSGIFTVNAGHGNRRIIEAIKAQLDTMAFAPPLHATSPPAIELVQRLAEVTPEDLNTIKLLSGGSEATEAAMKLARQYHRQTGNPGKFKVISRFHGYHGATMGALSATGTRRRKTMFEPTLHGFLHVHPPTCYRCPYEKTFPDCEVFCARTVEDLIELEGAETIAALILEPVGNTGGIIMPPPGYLPELRDICDRHGILLIYDEIITGFGRTGSMFAAQTFEAAPDILCMGKGMSSGYVPLAGIAFRDSIADAFLGREEDEVEFSHGHTYGGNPLAAAAGLANLAEIRERDLCARASETGAYVRQRLEELREFGIVGDIRGCGLLAGVEFVEDPDTRTPFDPSVKFGVQAGHAALEKGLLTRFDPNWIALAPPLVINREETDLMLDILADSIRETVKELKTS from the coding sequence ATGCGATCAGAACCTGCGTCCCTTGCCCGAAGACGGCGGGCAGGCGTCCGGCAGGTCCTTCGTGGAGGCGCAGCGGCCGATCGACGGCAGCCGGGTGGCCGGCCGAAGCTTCGAGGAAGGTCAGCCCACCACGCCTCCGGCAGGCGGTACGAGCGTATCGGGTACCATCGACATCACGCCGGAACTCTTCGCGCGGCTCAGGGGCTCGGAGACCATGTACGTCATGGCGAGACGAAGCGAGAACGGTCCGCCCATGGCCGTCAAGCGTTTCAGGAGCCTGCGGTTCCCCATGCCGTACACGTTGAGCGGCGCGGACCAGGCCGTCCAGGGCCCGTCCTTCTCCGGAGAAGTCACCATCGTCGCGCGCATCGACCTGGACGGGAACGCCGGCGTCCCGCAGGCCGGCGACATGGAAGGGATCAACGCGCGGGTGGTCGTCGGAGACTCCGGGGCGGACGTCGTCATCGACCGGCTGTACTAGTCGCCAACCAAATGATGAATGCCGAACTGCTCACCGCACCTGAATCCCTCCGGCGCCTCGTCCTCGACCTGCGCCAGATGGAGACCTTCATCGAGGACCCCCTCGTCGTACAAATGGCGGACGGGGTCTGGTACGAGGACGTGAACGGACGGCGGATCCTGGACGGTCTGTCGGGCATCTTCACCGTGAACGCCGGCCACGGCAACCGGAGGATCATCGAGGCGATCAAGGCCCAGCTGGACACCATGGCCTTCGCGCCTCCGCTCCACGCCACCAGCCCGCCGGCCATCGAGCTGGTCCAGCGGCTGGCGGAAGTCACGCCTGAGGACCTGAACACCATCAAGCTCCTGTCCGGCGGATCGGAGGCCACCGAGGCGGCCATGAAGCTGGCGCGGCAATACCACCGGCAGACCGGCAACCCGGGCAAGTTCAAGGTGATCTCGCGGTTTCACGGGTACCACGGCGCGACCATGGGGGCCCTGTCGGCCACGGGCACGCGCCGGCGCAAGACCATGTTCGAACCCACCCTGCACGGTTTCCTGCACGTCCACCCGCCGACCTGCTACCGGTGTCCCTATGAAAAGACCTTCCCGGATTGCGAGGTCTTCTGCGCCCGGACAGTTGAGGACCTCATCGAGCTGGAAGGCGCCGAGACCATCGCCGCGCTCATCCTGGAACCCGTGGGGAACACCGGGGGGATCATCATGCCGCCGCCGGGGTATCTCCCCGAGCTCCGGGATATCTGCGACCGGCACGGAATCCTCCTGATCTACGACGAGATCATCACCGGCTTCGGCCGCACCGGCAGCATGTTCGCGGCCCAGACCTTCGAGGCGGCGCCCGACATCCTCTGCATGGGCAAGGGCATGTCCAGCGGATACGTGCCCCTGGCGGGGATCGCCTTCCGGGATTCCATCGCAGACGCCTTTCTCGGTCGCGAAGAGGACGAGGTCGAGTTCTCCCACGGCCACACCTACGGCGGCAACCCGCTGGCCGCGGCGGCCGGACTGGCGAACCTGGCGGAGATCCGGGAAAGGGACCTGTGCGCCCGGGCAAGCGAGACGGGCGCCTATGTCCGGCAGCGGCTGGAGGAACTGCGGGAATTCGGCATCGTGGGCGATATCCGAGGCTGCGGCCTGCTGGCCGGCGTTGAATTCGTGGAAGATCCCGATACCCGTACGCCCTTCGATCCATCGGTGAAGTTCGGCGTGCAGGCCGGCCATGCCGCGCTCGAAAAAGGGCTGCTGACGCGCTTCGATCCCAACTGGATCGCCCTGGCGCCGCCGCTTGTCATCAACCGGGAAGAGACGGACCTCATGCTGGACATATTGGCGGACAGCATCCGGGAAACGGTAAAGGAGTTGAAGACGTCATGA